Proteins encoded by one window of Manis pentadactyla isolate mManPen7 chromosome X, mManPen7.hap1, whole genome shotgun sequence:
- the PIN4 gene encoding peptidyl-prolyl cis-trans isomerase NIMA-interacting 4 isoform X1, translating into MPPKGKSGSRKGGKGGAASGSDCSDKKAQGPKGGGSTVKVRHILCEKHGKIMEAMEKLKSGMRFNEVATQYSEDKARQGGDLGWMTRGSMVGPFQEAAFALPVSGLDKPVFTDPPVKTKFGYHIVMVEGRK; encoded by the exons ATGCCGCCCAAAGGGAAAAGCGGTTCTAGGAAAGGGGGTAAAG ggggagcagcctctgggagtGACTGTTCTGACAAGAAGGCTCAGGGTCCCAAAGGTGGTGGCAGCACAGTAAAG GTCAGACACATCCTGTGTGAAAAACATGGGAAAATCATGGAAGCCATGGAAAAATTAAAGTCTGGAATGAGATTCAATGAAGTAGCCACACAATATAGTGAAGATAAAGCCAGGCAAGGG GGCGACTTGGGTTGGATGACCAGAGGGTCCATGGTGGGACCATTTCAAGAAGCAGCATTTGCCTTGCCTGTAAGTGGGCTGGATAAACCTGTGTTTACAGACCCTCCAGTTAAAACAAAATTTGGATACCATATTGTTATGgttgaggggagaaaataa
- the PIN4 gene encoding peptidyl-prolyl cis-trans isomerase NIMA-interacting 4 isoform X2, with amino-acid sequence MPPKGKSGSRKGGGAASGSDCSDKKAQGPKGGGSTVKVRHILCEKHGKIMEAMEKLKSGMRFNEVATQYSEDKARQGGDLGWMTRGSMVGPFQEAAFALPVSGLDKPVFTDPPVKTKFGYHIVMVEGRK; translated from the exons ATGCCGCCCAAAGGGAAAAGCGGTTCTAGGAAAGGGG ggggagcagcctctgggagtGACTGTTCTGACAAGAAGGCTCAGGGTCCCAAAGGTGGTGGCAGCACAGTAAAG GTCAGACACATCCTGTGTGAAAAACATGGGAAAATCATGGAAGCCATGGAAAAATTAAAGTCTGGAATGAGATTCAATGAAGTAGCCACACAATATAGTGAAGATAAAGCCAGGCAAGGG GGCGACTTGGGTTGGATGACCAGAGGGTCCATGGTGGGACCATTTCAAGAAGCAGCATTTGCCTTGCCTGTAAGTGGGCTGGATAAACCTGTGTTTACAGACCCTCCAGTTAAAACAAAATTTGGATACCATATTGTTATGgttgaggggagaaaataa
- the PIN4 gene encoding peptidyl-prolyl cis-trans isomerase NIMA-interacting 4 isoform X3, whose product MGSGGAASGSDCSDKKAQGPKGGGSTVKVRHILCEKHGKIMEAMEKLKSGMRFNEVATQYSEDKARQGGDLGWMTRGSMVGPFQEAAFALPVSGLDKPVFTDPPVKTKFGYHIVMVEGRK is encoded by the exons ATGGGGTCGG ggggagcagcctctgggagtGACTGTTCTGACAAGAAGGCTCAGGGTCCCAAAGGTGGTGGCAGCACAGTAAAG GTCAGACACATCCTGTGTGAAAAACATGGGAAAATCATGGAAGCCATGGAAAAATTAAAGTCTGGAATGAGATTCAATGAAGTAGCCACACAATATAGTGAAGATAAAGCCAGGCAAGGG GGCGACTTGGGTTGGATGACCAGAGGGTCCATGGTGGGACCATTTCAAGAAGCAGCATTTGCCTTGCCTGTAAGTGGGCTGGATAAACCTGTGTTTACAGACCCTCCAGTTAAAACAAAATTTGGATACCATATTGTTATGgttgaggggagaaaataa
- the ERCC6L gene encoding DNA excision repair protein ERCC-6-like: MEPKRRVMEASRGFAEDEALSPEQAARYLRYVKEAKEATKSGDLEAALKLFSLAKEIFPNEKVMSRIQKIQEALEEVAKHGDDEFTDVCNSGLLLYRELHNQLFEHQKEGVAFLYSLYRDGRKGGILADDMGLGKTVQIIAFLSGMFDSSLVNHVLLIMPTNLISTWAKEFVKWTPGMRVKTFHGPSKDERTRNLTRIQQRNGVIITTYQMLINNWQQLSSLNGQEFVWDYVILDEAHKIKTSSTKSAICARAIPASNRILLTGTPIQNNLQELWSLFDFACQGSLLGTSRTFKMEYETPITRAREKDATSGEKALGFKISENLMAIIKPYFLRRSKEEVQRKKSSSPEVRLSEGNVDIDAICEMPSLSRKNDLIIWIRLVPLQEEIYRKFVSLDHIKELLMETRSPLAELGVLKKLCDHPRLLSARACHLLNLGAVKFSVQGENEGEDSSDVDHIDQITDDTLMEESGKMVFLMDLLKRLREEGHQTLVFSQSRQILNIIECLLRNRHFKILRMDGTITHLVEREKRINLFQHNKDYSVFLLTTQVGGVGLTLTAATRVVIFDPSWNPATDAQAVDRVYRIGQKENVVVYRLITCGTVEEKIYRRQVFKDSLIRQTTGDKKNPFRYFSKQELRELFTVEDFQNSATQLQLQYLHAAQRRSDKKLDEHIAYLYSLGIAGISDHDLMYTHDLSVKEELDVTEESHYIQQRVQKAQFLVERESQKTELLMERQRTGNERIWPKKTLLPSQTKKKCPELNKPQPRLSPLLTHHTPEEEISSQMASVIIDDLPEELETVLQDGSHPCESMFGADFVATLPKGCKHVEDIWANSLVGMALQKEAQREGPAQEALEEKPLGDLSQLKDDDTLHHCSPLAINPIINENQNTDSNVSVTETVDSDLAASHSALQGAPANGVTLNEEVLASPSQYVCDFNLFLEDSADNGQNPSRQSLEHAEHENNLCGSAANSGAQFVQSKGGLSLNLSEKEDEMEEVVVKIRSKARRIVSDGEDEGDVFKDTSGTNPFNTSPFQFPSVKQFDASTPKSDSSPGTFFSPKIPDSINKFVNSRRSLASRRSLINVVLDHVEDMEERLDKSNEAEVSKGHLEEGAEESSGEASECTEEYASRETLSSESKSSLLTTPKSDALSQETFLGDLDPLSGRQLVDSTLDKAVEAAHDYETLVMHGKELKECGKIQEALNCFVRALDIKSADPEVMLMTLSLYKQLNKT, encoded by the coding sequence ATACGTGAAAGAGGCCAAAGAAGCAACTAAGAGTGGAGATCTGGAAGCAGCATTAAAACTTTTCAGTTTGGCAAAGGAAATTTTTCCCAATGAAAAGGTTATGAGCAGAATCCAAAAAATACAGGAAGCCTTGGAGGAGGTGGCAAAACACGGCGATGATGAATTCACAGATGTGTGCAACTCTGGCCTGTTGCTTTATCGAGAACTGCACAACCAACTATTTGAGCACCAGAAGGAAGGTGTAGCGTTCCTCTATAGCCTATACAGGGATGGCAGAAAAGGTGGTATTCTAGCAGATGATATGGGGTTAGGGAAGACTGTTCAAATCATTGCTTTCCTTTCTGGTATGTTTGATTCTTCCCTTGTGAATCATGTGCTGCTGATCATGCCAACTAATCTTATTAGCACATGGGCAAAAGAATTTGTCAAGTGGACTCCAGGAATGAGAGTCAAAACCTTTCATGGTCCTAGCAAGGATGAACGTACCAGAAACCTCACTCGGATTCAGCAAAGGAATGGTGTCATTATCACTACATACCAAATGTTAATCAATAATTGGCAGCAGCTTTCAAGCTTGAATGGCCAAGAGTTTGTGTGGGACTATGTCATCCTTGATGAAGCACATAAAATCAAAACCTCATCTACTAAGTCAGCAATATGTGCTCGTGCTATTCCTGCCAGTAATCGCATCCTCCTCACAGGAACCCCAATCCAGAATAACTTACAAGAACTGTGGTCCCTGTTTGACTTTGCTTGTCAGGGTTCTCTGCTAGGAACATCACGAACTTTTAAAATGGAGTATGAAACTCCTATTACTAGAGCAAGAGAGAAAGATGCTACCTCAGGGGAAAAAGCCTTGGgatttaaaatatctgaaaacttAATGGCCATCATAAAACCCTATTTTCTCAGGAGGTCAAAAGAAGAGGTACAGAGGAAAAAGTCAAGCAGCCCAGAGGTGAGACTCAGTGAAGGGAATGTAGATATTGATGCCATTTGTGAAATGCCTTCCCTTTCCAGGAAAAATGACTTAATTATTTGGATACGTCTTGTACCTTTACAAGAAGAAATATACAGGAAATTTGTGTCTCTAGATCATATCAAGGAGTTGTTAATGGAGACACGCTCACCTTTGGCTGAGCTAGGTGTCTTAAAGAAGCTATGTGATCATCCTAGACTACTTTCTGCACGGGCTTGTCATTTGTTGAATCTAGGAGCTGTCAAATTCTCTGTTCAGGGTGAAAATGAAGGGGAAGATTCCTCAGATGTGGACCATATTGATCAAATAACTGATGATACACTGATGGAAGAATCTggaaaaatggtatttctaatggACCTGCTAAAGAGACTGCGAGAGGAGGGGCATCAAACTCTGGTGTTTTCCCAATCAAGACAAATCCTAAACATCATTGAATGCCTCTTAAGGAATAGGCACTTTAAGATACTAAGAATGGATGGAACAATTACTCATCTTGTGGAACGAGAAAAAAGAATTAACTTATTCcagcataataaagattactCTGTTTTTCTGCTTACCACTCAAGTAGGTGGAGTTGGTTTAACATTAACTGCAGCAACTAGAGTGGTCATTTTTGACCCTAGCTGGAACCCTGCAACTGATGCTCAAGCTGTGGATAGAGTTTACCGAATTGGACAGAAAGAAAATGTTGTGGTTTATAGGCTAATCACTTGTGGGACTGTCGAGGAAAAAATATACAGAAGACAGGTTTTTAAGGACTCGTTAATAAGACAAACTACTGGTGATAAGAAGAACCCTTTCCGCTATTTTAGTAAACAGGAATTAAGAGAGCTCTttacagttgaggattttcagaacTCTGCAACCCAACTGCAGCTTCAGTATCTGCACGCTGCACAGAGGAGGTCTGATAAGAAATTAGATGAACATATTGCCTACCTGTACTCTTTGGGGATAGCTGGAATCTCAGACCATGATTTGATGTACACACATGATCTGTCTGTTAAAGAAGAGCTTGATGTGACAGAAGAATCTCACTATATTCAACAAAGGGTTCAGAAGGCTCAATTCCTTGTTGAACGGGAGTCTCAAAAGACAGAGCTCTTAATGGAAAGACAAAGAACTGGAAATGAGAGGATCTGGCCAAAAAAAACTCTACTTCCTtctcaaacaaaaaagaaatgcccTGAATTGAATAAACCACAGCCACGGCTTTCACCTCTTCTAACTCATCATACTCCAGAAGAAGAAATCAGTTCCCAAATGGCAAGTGTAATCATTGATGATCTGCCCGAAGAGCTTGAGACTGTCCTGCAAGATGGTAGCCATCCATGTGAAAGCATGTTTGGAGCTGACTTTGTAGCTACTTTACCCAAGGGGTGTAAACATGTAGAAGATATTTGGGCCAACTCCTTAGTAGGAATGGCTCTACAGAAAGAGGCACAGCGAGAGGGGCCTGCACAGGAGGCACTGGAAGAGAAGCCTCTGGGAGATCTCAGTCAACTGAAGGATGATGATACTTTACATCACTGCAGTCCCCTGGCCATTAATCCCATAATCaatgaaaatcaaaatacagACTCAAATGTATCTGTTACTGAAACAGTGGACAGTGATCTGGCAGCATCCCACAGTGCACTGCAGGGTGCTCCAGCAAATGGGGTCACGTTGAACGAGGAAGTTTTAGCATCTCCATCACAGTATGTGtgtgatttcaatcttttcttgGAAGACTCTGCAGACAATGGACAGAATCCTTCCAGGCAGTCTTTGGAGCATGCTGAGCATGAAAATAACTTGTGTGGCTCTGCAGCTAATTCTGGAGCACAGTTTGTGCAGAGCAAAGGAGGTCTCAGTCTGAATCTTTCTGAGAAAGAGGATGAGATGGAAGAAGTAGTAGTTAAAATTAGAAGTAAGGCTAGAAGGATCGTTTCAGATGGTGAAGATGAAGGAGACGTTTTTAAAGATACTTCAGGCACAAATCCATTCAACACATCTCCCTTTCAATTCCCATCTGTAAAGCAGTTTGATGCTTCAACTCCCAAAAGTGACAGTTCACCAGGAACGTTCTTTTCACCCAAAATACCTGATAGTATAAATAAGTTTGTAAACTCGAGAAGATCCTTGGCTTCTAGGAGATCTCTTATTAATGTGGTTTTAGACCATGTGGAGGATATGGAGGAAAGACTTGACAAGAGCAACGAAGCAGAGGTTTCCAAAGGTCATCTGGAAGAAGGAGCAGAGGAAAGCAGTGGTGAAGCCTCAGAGTGTACAGAAGAGTATGCTTCTAGAGAAACACTGTCTTCAGAAAGTAAGTCCAGCTTGTTAACTACACCTAAGTCTGATGCTCTCAGTCAAGAGACCTTTCTTGGTGACCTAGATCCTTTGTCTGGTAGACAGTTGGTTGATTCTACCCTGGATAAGGCAGTGGAGGCTGCACACGACTATGAGACTCTTGTTATGCATGGAAAAGAACTGAAAGAGTGTGGAAAAATACAGGAGGCCCTAAACTGCTTTGTTAGAGCACTTGACATAAAAAGCGCAGATCCTGAAGTCATGCTCATGACATTAAGTTTGTATAAGCAACTTAATAAAACTTGA